A part of Mycolicibacterium sp. TUM20985 genomic DNA contains:
- a CDS encoding site-specific integrase, with the protein MATNEEPPRSKRTRRVEPITRRNAKNGAVSYTFQIDIGVRPDGSRDRQRFSYRTLAEARREYRKIATEVATGSFVKRDSTTVADYLTEWLQGRRDVRPNTLAGYRHSLKPVIDGLGGIGLQQLRTSDIDALVTLRLHGASVSQRDKRGRRAAEVLAFLRQHPNGRQYGEILDELGKPGIRALDRLVVSGNVSRPGRGRYIATDPNEPDRPKVPGKVSSRTVVTMLVVLSSALDDAMRAGLVARNVARLVKRPGVEHHEMSSWTPEQAIRFREHVRDERLVACWLLTLAGLRRSEILGLRWSDVDLEAGTVSVAQGRVVVEGCGTVTGDPKSKRSRRALPMPLDVLSALRAFKVRQAEERLALGERYPDTGLVAVNDDGSPIRPETYSNDFSRHAKDAGVAVIRLHDVRHTAATMLLDGGTTPSATAKWLGHDPAITLRVYGHVYDDALAAAGDALMGRSRTIAKENR; encoded by the coding sequence ATGGCCACGAATGAGGAACCACCACGTTCGAAGCGCACTCGGCGAGTTGAGCCGATCACGCGACGAAACGCGAAGAATGGTGCCGTCAGCTATACATTTCAGATTGACATCGGCGTTCGGCCCGATGGTTCGCGTGACCGGCAGCGCTTTTCCTACCGGACTCTCGCTGAAGCTCGACGCGAGTACCGCAAGATCGCGACCGAGGTCGCGACCGGATCATTTGTTAAGCGAGATAGCACAACGGTCGCCGACTACCTCACCGAATGGTTACAAGGGAGGCGTGATGTCAGGCCCAACACGCTTGCGGGATATCGGCATTCACTCAAGCCGGTGATTGACGGCCTCGGCGGTATCGGTCTGCAACAGCTGCGAACCTCCGACATCGACGCGTTGGTGACCTTGCGTCTTCACGGCGCTTCGGTCAGCCAGCGCGACAAGCGGGGCCGCCGCGCCGCCGAAGTGTTGGCGTTCTTGCGACAGCATCCGAATGGCAGACAGTACGGCGAGATCCTCGACGAGTTGGGGAAACCTGGCATTCGAGCTCTCGACCGGTTAGTAGTGTCGGGCAATGTGTCGCGCCCAGGGCGGGGTCGCTACATCGCTACTGATCCGAACGAGCCGGACCGTCCCAAGGTCCCGGGAAAAGTCAGCTCCCGGACCGTTGTGACAATGCTGGTCGTGTTGTCGTCAGCGTTGGACGACGCTATGAGAGCGGGTTTGGTGGCTCGAAACGTCGCGCGCCTAGTAAAGCGCCCAGGGGTAGAACATCACGAAATGTCTAGCTGGACACCGGAACAGGCCATACGGTTTCGCGAGCATGTGCGCGACGAGCGACTGGTCGCCTGCTGGTTGCTGACCTTAGCCGGCCTGCGGCGGTCGGAAATTCTCGGACTACGGTGGTCGGACGTTGACCTCGAAGCTGGCACCGTATCGGTGGCCCAAGGTCGCGTTGTGGTCGAGGGATGCGGCACTGTCACCGGTGATCCGAAATCCAAGCGGTCGCGCCGGGCGTTGCCGATGCCACTCGATGTGCTCAGTGCGCTGCGCGCGTTCAAAGTGCGCCAGGCTGAGGAACGCCTCGCGCTGGGCGAGAGATATCCCGACACCGGCCTCGTCGCGGTGAACGACGACGGTTCTCCCATTCGGCCCGAGACGTACTCCAACGACTTCTCTCGCCACGCGAAAGATGCTGGTGTCGCGGTGATCCGGTTGCACGACGTTCGCCATACCGCCGCCACCATGCTCCTCGACGGTGGAACCACACCATCCGCCACGGCCAAGTGGCTGGGCCATGACCCGGCGATCACGCTGCGGGTGTACGGACACGTGTACGACGACGCGCTTGCCGCGGCGGGCGATGCGCTGATGGGGCGATCACGCACCATCGCAAAGGAGAATCGCTAG
- a CDS encoding helix-turn-helix domain-containing protein, whose product MKQLESNIFDGLPLLLAVPRAAAILGISRAAAYRLAASGELPVRRLGGRVYVVTAELQHLIAS is encoded by the coding sequence GTGAAACAATTGGAGAGCAACATCTTTGACGGACTACCGCTGTTGCTGGCTGTCCCCAGGGCTGCCGCAATTCTGGGTATCAGCCGTGCGGCAGCCTATCGTCTCGCCGCTTCTGGCGAACTACCAGTGCGCCGGCTTGGCGGACGCGTTTACGTCGTCACCGCCGAGCTTCAGCACCTTATTGCCTCGTAA
- the istB gene encoding IS21-like element helper ATPase IstB has translation MSILDPSLRNALRTLKLTGMLETLDARLAQTRDGTLGHLDFLQVLCEDEIARRESAALTRRIRRAKFEEQSTFESFDFTANTKLPAAMLRDLAALRWLDAAESVILYGPVGVGKTHMAQALGHAVARRGGDVRFAKTSRVLSDLAGGHADRTWGQRIREYTKPLVLILDDFAMREHTAMHADDLYELISDRAVNGKPLILTSNRSPKDWYNLFPNPVVAESLLDRLINTSHQILMDGPSYRPRKRPGAHAPVDNTKPAR, from the coding sequence ATGAGCATCCTCGATCCTTCGCTTCGCAATGCGCTGCGCACCCTCAAACTCACCGGCATGCTCGAGACCCTCGATGCCCGGTTGGCCCAAACCCGCGACGGCACCCTCGGGCACCTGGACTTCCTGCAGGTCCTCTGCGAAGACGAGATCGCCCGCCGCGAATCAGCAGCACTCACACGGCGCATCCGCCGCGCCAAGTTCGAGGAACAATCCACCTTCGAATCCTTCGACTTCACCGCCAACACCAAGCTCCCCGCGGCGATGCTGCGCGATCTCGCGGCACTACGCTGGCTCGACGCCGCCGAATCAGTCATCCTCTACGGACCCGTCGGAGTCGGGAAAACCCATATGGCACAAGCACTTGGACACGCCGTAGCCCGCCGCGGCGGCGACGTCCGCTTCGCCAAGACCTCCCGAGTGCTCTCCGATCTGGCCGGCGGCCACGCCGATCGCACCTGGGGCCAACGTATCCGCGAATACACCAAACCGCTGGTGCTGATCCTCGACGACTTCGCGATGCGCGAGCACACCGCGATGCACGCCGACGACCTCTACGAGTTGATCTCCGACCGCGCCGTCAACGGCAAGCCGCTCATCCTGACCTCCAACCGCTCACCCAAGGACTGGTACAACCTGTTCCCCAACCCCGTCGTGGCCGAATCCCTGCTCGACCGCCTGATCAACACCAGCCACCAAATCCTGATGGACGGACCCAGCTACCGACCCCGAAAAAGACCCGGCGCTCACGCGCCGGTAGACAACACCAAGCCAGCCCGGTAG
- the istA gene encoding IS21 family transposase has protein sequence MFDLIELLTHWHAGRSQRQLSESLGIDRKTIAKYLAPAIAESLTPGGEPVTEAAWAAHVGRWFPEVADPGLRATTWPGIEVHRDRIVDWLKAEVSAATVAQRLRDDHGVAASESSVRRWISANLSEESTRERVTVARGPVPAGSEAQIDYGKLGMWFDPVSGRRVTVWAFVMVLAHSRHLFVQPVLWMHQSSWCASHVAAFEFFGGVPARLVPDNLKTGVTRSDLYDPKINKAYAELGSHYGCLIDPARANKPKDKPRVERPMQYVRDSFWRGREFTSLEQMQAAAVVWCREVAGARASRALDGEQPGFVFSTVEQHALLPLPRNAFQLAVWSSGKVATDCHVKVGAALYSVPWRLMGQQVHARTCGDIVQIVHGGDVVATHVTHPRGRATDFEHYPPEKIAFTMRNPTWCRRTAAEVGPACTQVIAEFMEVNAIHRLRSAQGVLALRKTVGDVRLETACARAITVGDPSYRTVKGILAAGTELDGTIPPTAPHAPAHLRGPEAFDTTTGETA, from the coding sequence GTGTTCGACCTGATCGAGTTGTTGACCCATTGGCATGCGGGTCGGTCCCAGCGCCAGCTCTCGGAGAGTCTTGGCATCGACCGCAAGACGATCGCGAAGTATCTGGCGCCGGCGATTGCCGAGTCGCTGACCCCGGGCGGGGAGCCGGTCACGGAGGCGGCGTGGGCCGCCCACGTCGGCCGGTGGTTCCCCGAGGTCGCCGACCCGGGTCTGCGGGCCACGACGTGGCCGGGGATCGAGGTGCACCGCGATCGGATCGTCGACTGGCTCAAGGCCGAGGTGAGTGCGGCGACCGTGGCGCAGCGGCTGCGCGACGACCATGGTGTTGCGGCGTCGGAATCCTCGGTGCGGAGATGGATTTCGGCCAATCTCTCCGAAGAGTCGACGCGGGAGAGGGTGACCGTGGCACGCGGGCCGGTGCCGGCGGGCAGTGAGGCCCAGATCGACTACGGCAAGCTCGGGATGTGGTTCGACCCGGTCAGTGGTCGACGCGTCACGGTGTGGGCGTTCGTGATGGTGCTGGCTCACTCGCGGCACCTGTTCGTCCAACCCGTCCTGTGGATGCACCAATCCTCCTGGTGCGCATCGCATGTGGCGGCGTTCGAGTTCTTCGGCGGTGTCCCCGCCCGGCTGGTCCCGGACAACCTGAAGACCGGTGTCACCCGGTCGGATCTGTATGACCCGAAGATCAACAAGGCCTACGCCGAACTGGGTTCGCACTACGGCTGCCTGATCGACCCGGCGCGGGCGAACAAACCGAAGGACAAACCACGCGTCGAGCGTCCGATGCAGTACGTTCGGGACTCGTTCTGGCGGGGCCGGGAGTTCACCTCGCTGGAGCAGATGCAGGCCGCAGCAGTGGTGTGGTGCCGTGAGGTCGCCGGGGCCCGGGCGTCGCGGGCGCTGGATGGTGAGCAGCCCGGGTTCGTGTTCTCCACCGTCGAACAACACGCCCTGCTGCCGTTGCCGCGCAATGCGTTCCAGCTCGCGGTGTGGTCCTCTGGCAAGGTCGCCACCGACTGTCACGTCAAGGTCGGCGCGGCGCTCTACTCGGTGCCGTGGCGGCTGATGGGCCAGCAGGTCCACGCCCGCACGTGCGGGGACATCGTGCAGATCGTGCACGGCGGGGACGTCGTGGCCACCCATGTCACCCATCCGCGGGGACGGGCCACCGACTTCGAGCACTACCCGCCGGAGAAGATCGCCTTCACGATGCGCAACCCCACCTGGTGTCGCCGGACGGCCGCCGAGGTCGGGCCGGCCTGCACGCAGGTCATCGCCGAGTTCATGGAAGTCAACGCCATCCACCGTCTGCGCAGCGCTCAAGGTGTCCTGGCACTGCGCAAGACCGTCGGCGACGTCCGCCTGGAGACGGCCTGCGCGCGGGCCATCACCGTCGGCGATCCGAGCTACCGCACCGTCAAGGGCATCCTCGCCGCCGGCACCGAACTCGACGGAACCATCCCGCCGACGGCACCGCACGCCCCAGCACATCTGCGCGGACCCGAAGCCTTCGACACCACCACCGGTGAGACTGCATGA
- the mobF gene encoding MobF family relaxase, whose translation MVMTLHKLTAGDGYLYLVRQVAAADSTERGRSSLADYYSAKGEAPGRWMGRGLAALSDTGRCDVNPQVREDIWTVEAESGVSEAQMRALYGEGLHPNAERIESYVAGLGMGTTQRVASRLGREFLVRDGEPKLLRRLAVAFRDHNAENGAHWNATIAPEVRAQIRTRVSTDLFTEEYGRPPADDRELSGFIARNTRARTTAVAGYDLTFSPVKSVSALWAIAPLTVAEQIEAAHDAAVADVLEWLQDQATFTRTGAGGVAQVDTEGLIAAAFTHRDSRAGDPDLHTHVAISNKVSHVDTNGVRRWLALDGQPLHRVTVAASELYNTRLEAHLIASLGVRFVEQSRGRGKRPVREIAGLSAELMSQWSTRRAAIEARTATLSTQFHTDHGREPTHVEIIALAQQATLETREAKHEPRSLAEQRVAWRTQAAQVLGRNGLQRTLADVLAGPRPTRSVPIIDERWVASRAGELIATVSQTRSTWQRHHVRAEALRMVRAHGVAHDVALTDRLTDTALSKTFSVPHARIADAELGEPVALRRRDGASVYRRHGVEVYTSRETLAAERRILVAVGRDDGRYATELDVELALANSVARGHTLNAGQAALVADMATSGRRVALALAPAGTGKTTAMAALADAWRTSGGHVIGLAPTADAAIVLGEDLGATTDTLDKYVWSTDPSATTARPQWFTRVGPDTLIVVDEAGRASTSQLDALIADALTKGASVRLVGDDGQLSSISAGGVLRDIAEATDALTLSEVVRFKSPAEAAAGLALHDADPAGIGFYIDHHRIHVGTDETAADMAYEAWRADLAAGGDSILLAPTNDVINALNARARIDRLAADPEAATKPTVVLADQLLASVGDTIRTRKNNRRITIGRTDFVRNGYRYTITEVLPAGAVKARHVRSGLVVTLPAAYIAEHVTLGYAATIDSAQGLTAGGRTTRGTCHIVGSDTMTRQHLYVAMTRGTDENHLYLSTAEADPHRLLSPKATHPDTAVDVLTRTLARDGAQISATTAARQAADPAARLQAAADMFYDALGAAAENRLGIGARDRLDVMADQVIPQLSTREAWPVLRRNLAVQALDGGQPHQLLVDALAKGSVDDAIDPAAVLDHRIDPTGAHSSGTGVLRWLPAIPTALHDDPTWGNYLTDRERLVEKLADDIRARATAWTNATAPVWARPLITVNRALTAEIAVFRAAAGIPAADTRLTGPRQYPVQTRAVQSLLQRHAAAAIGRRSADTTRWNDLIDTIDPRLRSDAYWPQLAAKLAEAARATTDLRQIITTAARRAPLPDELPAAALWWRIIGALSPTATLATTHSRLRPTWIADLDAVFGTVLAETIAADLNWPALVTAINAADPHTWTPRDLLHLAAEHLADADDTHSIPPGDYARLITYTVDAFTHRLQAHLGTDIRDIPTPEDAPPDPDDEALFPPDPEDPSMAPDTSLLAVDVEAPLPGAGHVFEYGTGPLDGLRFEDLSTSRPPRELLITRDVFSDLRDEYRTVCDKIAKLDADIPAGHGPAMRAAASDLLRMRRQVEADRPYSHALTDVMEQWSDADRAYSDTLRMIEHARAELDLLLATPDADELDIASARDQVTFYTGLLPEQPPSSEFKQALADAQAARVAAAGGRIITERDITAARGDAERADLATRDELRARRHTLRRQLERAERDIATAFATAQTAATATLDDLLDSARDEVDLLHSAGHVDFNGTSLTIAESSLTKHDSSLAARLKALAAQPYRLSYARADSADPDTIAALQTLRSAANADHRKVLWLSSTEEDATAACDTGVADIAAVLGNDDYAEQLWSLGANAIVIIDDPANAEPKRLTTAAGYSTTHDARAIILDPGDGRVGPSTPALRLLAQTTPWTTNLTNTGIEDHLSAPSPAVTLADRLGRTHLNEPWRQVLAQYDTAARAIRSAHRLHLTLTWNARSHSRDATDKTLDAGIDY comes from the coding sequence ATGGTGATGACGCTGCACAAGCTAACCGCCGGGGACGGCTATCTCTACCTGGTGCGGCAGGTCGCTGCCGCTGACAGCACCGAACGAGGCCGCAGCAGCCTGGCCGACTACTACTCCGCCAAAGGCGAAGCCCCCGGCCGCTGGATGGGCCGCGGCCTGGCCGCCCTCTCCGACACCGGTCGCTGCGACGTCAACCCTCAAGTACGCGAGGATATTTGGACCGTCGAGGCGGAATCCGGCGTCAGCGAGGCCCAGATGCGCGCCCTCTACGGGGAGGGCTTGCACCCCAACGCCGAGCGCATCGAGAGCTACGTCGCCGGCCTCGGCATGGGCACCACCCAACGGGTAGCCAGCCGCCTGGGACGGGAGTTCCTGGTCCGCGACGGCGAGCCGAAACTACTCCGTCGCCTCGCAGTGGCTTTCCGGGACCACAACGCCGAAAACGGCGCCCATTGGAACGCCACCATCGCCCCGGAAGTGCGCGCCCAGATCCGCACTCGGGTGTCGACAGACCTATTCACCGAGGAGTACGGCCGCCCGCCCGCCGACGACCGCGAACTGTCCGGTTTCATCGCCCGCAACACCCGCGCCCGCACCACCGCCGTCGCCGGGTACGACCTGACCTTCTCGCCGGTGAAATCGGTGTCCGCACTGTGGGCCATCGCCCCGCTGACCGTGGCCGAACAGATCGAGGCGGCCCACGACGCGGCAGTGGCCGACGTCCTGGAGTGGCTGCAGGATCAAGCCACCTTCACCCGCACCGGCGCCGGTGGAGTCGCCCAAGTCGACACCGAAGGGCTCATCGCCGCGGCGTTCACCCACCGCGATTCCCGCGCCGGAGATCCCGACCTGCACACCCACGTCGCGATCTCCAACAAGGTGTCCCACGTCGACACCAACGGCGTGCGCCGCTGGCTAGCGCTAGATGGTCAACCGCTGCACCGGGTCACCGTCGCGGCCTCGGAGTTGTACAACACCCGACTGGAAGCCCACCTGATCGCGAGCTTGGGTGTGCGCTTCGTCGAACAGTCCCGCGGACGCGGTAAGCGCCCGGTCCGCGAGATCGCCGGTCTATCCGCCGAACTGATGTCGCAGTGGTCGACCCGACGCGCCGCCATCGAAGCTCGCACCGCCACACTGTCCACACAGTTCCACACCGATCACGGCCGCGAACCCACCCATGTCGAGATCATCGCCCTGGCCCAACAGGCGACCCTGGAAACGCGCGAGGCCAAGCACGAGCCGCGCTCGCTGGCCGAGCAGCGCGTAGCCTGGCGCACCCAAGCTGCCCAGGTGCTGGGTCGCAACGGTCTGCAGCGGACGCTGGCCGACGTTCTGGCCGGACCCCGCCCAACACGGAGCGTCCCCATCATCGATGAGCGGTGGGTAGCGTCGCGCGCTGGCGAACTCATCGCCACCGTCAGCCAAACCCGGTCGACGTGGCAACGTCATCATGTGCGTGCCGAAGCCCTGCGCATGGTGCGCGCCCATGGCGTGGCGCACGATGTCGCACTCACCGACCGCCTTACCGATACTGCACTGTCCAAAACGTTTTCGGTGCCGCACGCCCGTATCGCGGATGCCGAATTGGGTGAACCTGTCGCATTGCGTCGCCGCGATGGCGCCAGCGTCTACCGCCGCCACGGAGTCGAGGTCTACACCAGCCGCGAAACATTGGCCGCCGAACGCCGGATCTTGGTCGCGGTCGGTCGTGATGATGGGCGGTATGCGACGGAGCTTGACGTCGAACTCGCGCTGGCAAATTCGGTGGCGCGCGGTCACACCCTCAACGCTGGCCAGGCCGCGCTGGTAGCGGACATGGCCACCTCCGGGCGGCGTGTCGCCCTCGCGTTGGCCCCGGCCGGAACCGGCAAGACCACCGCGATGGCCGCGCTCGCCGACGCGTGGCGCACCTCCGGCGGACACGTCATCGGACTGGCCCCGACTGCCGACGCCGCGATCGTTCTCGGCGAAGACCTGGGCGCCACCACCGACACCTTGGACAAGTACGTTTGGTCCACTGACCCCAGCGCCACCACGGCCCGACCGCAATGGTTCACCCGTGTAGGTCCCGACACGTTGATCGTGGTCGACGAAGCCGGACGGGCGTCAACTTCCCAGCTCGACGCATTGATCGCCGACGCACTCACCAAGGGCGCCAGCGTGCGCCTCGTCGGTGATGACGGACAGCTGTCATCGATCTCGGCCGGCGGTGTTCTGCGCGACATCGCCGAGGCCACCGACGCGCTCACCCTGTCCGAAGTCGTCCGCTTTAAGTCGCCGGCCGAGGCCGCCGCCGGACTGGCGTTGCACGACGCCGACCCGGCCGGCATCGGCTTCTACATCGACCATCACCGCATCCACGTCGGCACCGACGAGACGGCCGCCGACATGGCCTACGAGGCGTGGCGGGCCGACCTGGCCGCCGGCGGGGACTCCATCCTGCTCGCGCCGACCAACGACGTCATCAACGCGCTCAACGCCCGCGCCCGCATAGATCGTCTGGCCGCCGATCCCGAGGCCGCCACCAAGCCCACCGTGGTGCTGGCAGATCAGCTGCTCGCCAGCGTGGGAGACACCATCCGCACCCGGAAGAACAACCGCCGCATCACCATCGGCCGCACCGACTTCGTGCGCAACGGGTACCGCTACACCATCACCGAGGTCCTTCCCGCCGGCGCCGTGAAGGCTCGGCACGTCCGCAGCGGGCTGGTCGTCACGCTGCCCGCGGCTTATATCGCCGAACACGTCACGCTGGGCTACGCAGCCACCATCGACTCCGCACAGGGATTGACCGCAGGCGGGCGCACCACCAGGGGCACCTGCCACATCGTCGGCTCGGACACGATGACCCGCCAGCACCTCTACGTCGCGATGACCCGCGGCACCGACGAAAACCACCTGTACCTGTCGACTGCCGAAGCCGATCCGCACCGGCTGCTCTCCCCCAAGGCCACCCACCCCGATACCGCCGTCGACGTCCTCACCCGGACGTTGGCCCGCGACGGCGCCCAAATTTCGGCAACTACCGCCGCGCGTCAGGCCGCTGATCCGGCCGCGCGGCTCCAGGCGGCAGCCGACATGTTCTACGACGCGCTCGGGGCGGCGGCGGAGAATCGCCTCGGCATCGGTGCTCGCGACCGCCTCGACGTGATGGCCGACCAGGTGATCCCCCAGCTGAGCACACGCGAAGCCTGGCCCGTCCTGCGCCGCAACCTCGCCGTCCAAGCGCTCGACGGAGGCCAACCCCACCAGCTGCTCGTCGACGCACTGGCCAAGGGCAGCGTCGACGACGCAATAGACCCGGCCGCCGTGTTGGATCACCGCATCGACCCCACCGGCGCCCATTCCTCCGGCACCGGTGTCCTTCGCTGGCTGCCCGCCATCCCCACCGCGCTGCACGACGATCCGACTTGGGGCAACTACCTGACTGACCGCGAACGTCTCGTCGAGAAGCTCGCCGACGACATCCGAGCCCGGGCAACGGCCTGGACCAACGCGACCGCCCCCGTCTGGGCACGCCCGCTGATCACGGTCAACCGCGCCCTGACCGCCGAGATCGCGGTATTCCGAGCTGCCGCAGGCATTCCCGCGGCCGACACCCGCCTGACCGGGCCGCGTCAGTACCCGGTGCAGACCCGCGCCGTGCAGTCCTTGCTGCAACGCCATGCCGCTGCCGCCATCGGACGCCGCAGCGCCGACACCACCCGCTGGAACGACCTCATCGACACCATCGACCCACGACTGCGCTCCGATGCCTACTGGCCCCAGCTCGCCGCCAAGCTGGCTGAAGCCGCCCGCGCCACAACCGATCTACGCCAGATCATCACTACCGCCGCCCGCCGTGCACCATTGCCCGATGAGCTACCCGCCGCGGCGCTGTGGTGGCGCATCATCGGTGCGCTTTCACCGACCGCCACCCTGGCCACCACCCATTCGCGGCTGCGCCCGACCTGGATCGCCGACCTCGACGCCGTGTTCGGCACCGTGCTCGCCGAAACCATCGCCGCCGACCTCAACTGGCCGGCTCTCGTCACCGCCATCAACGCCGCCGACCCACACACCTGGACCCCGCGCGACCTGTTACACCTCGCCGCCGAACACCTCGCCGACGCTGACGACACGCATTCCATCCCGCCCGGTGACTACGCCCGACTCATCACCTACACCGTCGACGCCTTCACCCACCGCCTCCAGGCACACCTGGGCACCGACATCCGCGACATCCCCACCCCCGAGGACGCCCCGCCCGATCCCGACGACGAGGCACTGTTCCCGCCAGACCCAGAAGACCCCTCCATGGCTCCGGATACCTCCTTGCTGGCCGTCGACGTCGAGGCGCCCCTGCCGGGAGCCGGCCACGTCTTCGAGTACGGGACGGGCCCCCTCGACGGGTTGCGATTCGAAGATCTCTCGACAAGTCGCCCGCCGCGCGAATTACTCATCACCAGAGACGTCTTCAGCGATCTACGCGACGAATACCGGACTGTCTGCGACAAGATCGCCAAGCTCGACGCCGACATTCCCGCCGGCCACGGCCCAGCCATGCGTGCCGCCGCCTCGGACCTCCTACGGATGCGGCGCCAGGTCGAGGCCGACCGCCCCTACAGTCACGCCCTCACCGACGTGATGGAACAGTGGTCCGACGCCGATAGGGCCTACAGCGACACCCTGCGGATGATCGAGCACGCGCGCGCCGAGCTTGACCTCCTACTCGCCACCCCCGACGCCGACGAACTCGACATCGCCTCCGCCCGCGACCAGGTCACGTTCTACACCGGCCTGCTCCCCGAGCAGCCGCCTTCATCGGAGTTCAAGCAGGCCCTCGCCGACGCCCAAGCTGCCCGCGTCGCAGCCGCCGGCGGCCGCATCATCACCGAACGCGACATCACCGCCGCACGCGGCGATGCCGAACGCGCCGACTTGGCCACCCGCGACGAACTGCGCGCACGACGCCACACCCTGCGACGCCAGCTCGAGCGCGCCGAACGCGACATCGCCACCGCCTTCGCCACCGCCCAAACCGCCGCCACAGCCACCCTCGACGACCTTCTGGATTCGGCACGCGACGAGGTCGACCTACTCCACTCCGCTGGCCACGTCGATTTCAATGGCACATCTCTGACTATTGCCGAATCATCACTGACAAAACACGACTCGTCGCTGGCCGCACGACTCAAAGCCTTGGCTGCCCAGCCTTACCGACTCAGCTACGCCCGCGCCGACAGTGCCGACCCCGACACCATCGCAGCCCTTCAAACACTCCGCTCCGCGGCGAACGCCGATCATCGAAAAGTGCTGTGGCTCAGCAGTACCGAGGAGGATGCCACAGCCGCATGCGATACCGGAGTCGCCGACATCGCCGCTGTGTTGGGCAATGACGATTACGCCGAACAGCTGTGGTCACTCGGCGCGAACGCCATCGTCATCATCGATGACCCGGCCAACGCCGAACCCAAGCGACTCACCACGGCCGCTGGTTACAGCACAACTCACGACGCCCGCGCCATCATCCTCGATCCCGGCGACGGCCGAGTCGGACCCAGCACCCCTGCACTGCGGCTACTGGCCCAGACGACGCCGTGGACCACCAACCTGACCAACACCGGCATCGAAGACCACCTAAGCGCACCATCTCCTGCCGTCACACTGGCCGACCGACTCGGCCGCACCCACCTCAACGAACCATGGCGTCAGGTACTTGCCCAGTACGACACTGCGGCCCGTGCCATCCGATCCGCTCATCGACTCCACCTCACCCTGACCTGGAACGCCCGCTCCCACAGCCGTGACGCAACCGACAAAACGCTTGACGCTGGCATCGACTATTGA
- the istB gene encoding IS21-like element helper ATPase IstB, whose product MAEDPIKDILHYAQALKAPRIRDAAARLAEQAREASWSHEEYLAAVLSREVAAREASGAATRIRSAGFPTRKSLEDFNFDHQPALNRDMIAHLGTGVFLAKARNVVLLGPPGTGKTHLATGLAIKAAQTGHRIAFATAVDWVARLKAAHNAGRLPAELAKLRRIGLLVVDEVGYIPFEQDAANLFFQLVSSRYEHASLILTSNLPFARWGDVFGDQVVAAAMIDRIVHHADVLTLKGSSYRLKDTGIDTLPSARADNTAQ is encoded by the coding sequence ATGGCGGAGGATCCGATCAAGGACATCTTGCACTACGCGCAAGCGCTGAAGGCGCCACGAATCAGGGATGCGGCAGCCCGGTTGGCCGAGCAAGCCCGTGAAGCCAGCTGGAGTCATGAGGAGTATCTCGCTGCGGTGCTGTCCCGTGAAGTCGCCGCCCGCGAAGCCTCCGGTGCAGCGACCCGTATCCGCTCAGCAGGGTTCCCGACGCGTAAGTCACTGGAGGACTTCAACTTCGATCACCAACCTGCTCTCAACCGTGACATGATCGCCCACCTCGGTACCGGTGTCTTTCTGGCCAAGGCCCGCAACGTAGTGCTCCTCGGCCCGCCGGGCACCGGCAAGACTCACCTCGCGACCGGCCTGGCCATCAAAGCCGCCCAGACCGGGCACCGGATCGCGTTCGCCACCGCAGTGGACTGGGTCGCCCGCCTCAAAGCCGCCCACAACGCGGGTCGCTTGCCCGCCGAGTTGGCCAAGCTGCGGCGCATCGGACTGCTCGTCGTCGACGAAGTCGGCTACATCCCATTCGAGCAGGACGCCGCGAACCTGTTCTTCCAGCTGGTCTCCAGCCGCTACGAACATGCCTCGCTGATCTTGACCTCGAACCTGCCGTTCGCCCGCTGGGGTGATGTGTTCGGCGACCAGGTCGTCGCCGCGGCAATGATCGACCGCATCGTCCACCACGCCGACGTCCTCACACTGAAGGGATCCAGCTACCGCCTCAAAGACACCGGAATAGACACCTTGCCCTCCGCCCGAGCCGACAACACGGCACAATAA